The region AGCCTATGAGGAAGTAGAACTTGTGTGCTGGCAGCTGCCTCAGGACCAGAGCACAGATCTCCACTTGATTGGCCCGTCGCTTCAGGACTATCTGGTTGGCCAGGCACCCTGGGAAGGTACCCAGCATGAACTTACGAAGGAAAACATCTTCCACTGTTCGCTCTGCAGCATGGTCCTCCCCATCCAGGTTACCTGAAGAGATGGGACCACACAGAGTCAATTCTTGTTGTCTGGCGGGTTTCCAAGACATACAAGAGGAGTGGGGCCCTCAACCTATCTCTTGTCCCAAgcatcttccctttccttttactAATAGAAGTCTGAAGTACAATGTCTCATTAATTACTAAGCCCGTCCtacagggaaaaaaatggaagtcacACAACAACTAATCCCTTTCAGTCTTTCTTGGTTGTCTTACAAAAGCACAAGCCATCCCCAGTCAGATGAGACAGCTACCTTTGAAATTAGGGGCATAAATTTCTCATGAATCAGGGCCATAGCTTCCACCATTTCAGTGTGTTGTTGAACCCTTGATGCCTGAAGTCCCTGCAGGATGTGTAGAATCTACTTGGCACCCAGGAACTCAAAATAAGAACATGAAGTGACAGGCTGAGAGAACCTGAAGCTGCATGGATGAACATGTGCATTATTTAGTGAAGCTGGGAGTCAAACCATGTATTTTAAATAAGTTCCCTAAAGCCAGGCAtagggggctcatgcctgtaatctattctggaggctgagatctgaggattctgtctcaaagccacctggggcaggaaggaaggtctGTGAAATTTacttctaatgaaccaccaaaaaaaactgcaagtgaagctgtgacttaagtggtagctCCCTAGCTTTGTACTAAAAAGGACAGGAGCAGCACCAGGCCCCAGTAACGACAAACAAACACTGACACACATACTTGTAGAATGCTTTGGTGGAATTATTCACGGTGACTTGCCTGATTCAAGGCACTTTTCCACAAAGGATTTTATGGGGCATTCACTACCCTCATTGCCTCTGAGCAATTTTATATTCCAGTAGGTTACAGATGaccaacagcaaaacaaaattcTGTCTGCACATaggcaaataatttattttcagtgaAGACTCCAATAAGTCCCTGGTCCCCCATGAAAAAAGAGGGTTTGCATTCATCTGAAAATTCATTTCAACATCCTGACATACACATGCTTGTTTCCCTACTTCTTTGAGCTGAACAGATTTCTTATTCTATCCTAAGGATCACGACTTGTGTTCATTCTGGCTGCGTGACAATCAGTCCGAGGTCCTTCGCGACCAAGGGTCCTCACCTGTGTGCAGGGAAAGCCAGCCCTTGCGATGGGCGATGTAGTGCGGTGCGTGCGCCTCCTCATATGTCACCGGCTTGTCTCCCTTGCCCACACGAACTCGCGCTGCTCGGTTCTAAGAGCAAAGGGAAGGTCACTGGGCCTCGCCCCCCACgctgcccccggccccccgccgcacgtgtccccctcccctcccattcgTCCCGCGGCCCCTGCATCACCTTGGCGCAGACTGTGGTGGTGTGCAAGGCGCTCCAGGCGCAAGGCAGCTTCCTACTCCGGAGCAGCACCTGTGGAAAAAGGGCGTGAGGAGGAGACCCCGAACCCAGGCTAACCCTGCAGGCCTCTGTGTGGCCCACTCACCTGCCGCCCCACACGCTGCAAAAAGGAGGACGCCGCCATCTTGCCCCAGCAGAGCGCGGTAGATACCACTGCACAGCATGGGGGGGGGAAGCCTCAGTCCATACCAAGTTGGACCGCGCgcgggggtggggcctgggatgTACCACTGCACAACACGCGAGAGGGGATTTCGAGGGAGACCAAGTCGGAcctcggcgggggcggggggcggggggcgggcgaggGGGGATGGGGATGAGGAACGGCCTCGGGGACCGGGACTAGGGACGGGCGGGCTCTGCTGCAGTTGCTTGTCTCCTTGTCAAACAGGATGCAGAAGCTGGGTTTCAAACTCCCAGAGCTCCTGCTAGGATTCCGGTGGAATCCTGAACAATGGGGGGAAACAGGAAGTCCGCAGGAACCCCAGCCAGATGGGGGCGTTAGGCACCCTAGGGAACAGagctaggttttgttttgttgttttaattttaggaTTTTGTGTTGTTTCACTTTCCCCCTTTGGTATCACAGATTAGGGTGCtaccctgtctttaaaaaaagaaagaagagggctggggatatggcctagtggcaagagtgcttgcctcgtatacatgaggccctgggttcgattccccagcaccacatatacagaaaatggccggaaggggcgctgtggctcaagtggcagagtgctagccttgagcaaaaagaagccagggacagtgctcaggccctgagtccaacccccaggactggccaaaaagaaaaaaaaaaaaagaaaagaacaaacttTTTTAAGTTAATGGGGAGGAATGACATACTGAGCCTGGCATCTGggaaaggaaaaattttaagtaGCAAAGAAATGTATGCGAATATTGCAGAGCCTGTAATACTCAAACCAGAGAGGCAAAAGTGGTATCCTGTAATTAATAATGTccgagagaaaaataaaaaccctggATATCCTATGAGAACTCAGTGCAGCATGAAAGAATATGCCCCAGCCATACCAGAGGACCATGCaaagatagtcacagacaggaggtttataaggaggtttattatggTAGCTTATATAGCTCTAGGGCAAAAGGGGAAGTtggtaggtctgaatggtgagtaggagtggcccattatagctctagggcagagagtttaggtatgggtagatctgggggctaataggaggagctgaggacctgaggtgggggaaatgctaacattcccccatttgttgtttggTAATAACTAGGGAGTGGTACCAGGCCAGAAATATgagtggaggttgtttcttctggagctacttcctgctgtaaaggggcgaagtagtcaggggtccctgattggtTGTTTGGCTGGATAACATCtaagaagtatttgcttgacagtttggttggtaaaggtcctcatcatttccatgagaatggttttcagagccaatgggtgtcatggtctcctcagGCTACCTACTGCCACTTGGGCATCTCAAGAAGtcactggagggctggggatatggcctagtggcaagagggcttgcctcgtatacatgaggccctgggtttgattcctcagcaccacatatacagaaaatggccagaagtggcgctgtggctcaagtggcagagtgctagccttgagcaaaaaagaagccagggacagtgctcaggccctgagttcacggcctaggactggccaaaaagaaaaaagtcactgggctggggtcttcaggatccagctctgcactgggcagagcagtgaagcctccagttgcctgtagtaacagtATGGCCTTGACCCGCAAGTTTCCAGGTGGCATCCTggatgagggatgttatcctgtaaaaagagacttttgaaaaggtcaggcaaaaggctgacaagttcacaggaccagttaacatgaatgacatgggagaacacaccctgggatgtgccagaaaagttccatcaGTAGTAAATATGCACAAttatggcccattacaaggaagaaggaataactggactgggggcaggaaggcagtgtttagggatagtggactggttgggagtaaccagtcagggGCTAATATatttgtgcatacacacacacacacacacacacacacacacacataaatagcaagtaacaaaggcaagtttctgtccagatggaaaatgggcaGGTATGGATATTAGGTGGGTATGCAACTATTTCTCTTGATCTCCGGCTCTGATTAAtattgaaagggcaagtttaaattgactccatttaagatgagacttcatctcctcttactcctttccatggttcctcattgtcaggattgacctagtcctgaaggtctaggtgctcattgcttggatagcttgtcccagttggcatttacagggacttgaactcagggcctgggcactgtccctgagcacttatgATCTAGGCTAATGCTAtactgtaacttgttgagaaatGACCaaaaaatacttgccagagttctacaatgacaaaactcagtagatgtgttaGGAGTCTTCAAACAATAACTGATAAATGCTTTAGAGTTCCTTGGGCTCTTTAACCACTAtcattgtgccaagaatccaaacttggcatctttttgctatttaccaaaatgcatctaactgcaaaatagcatttaaaaaatgcaaaggcCACCAGGTAGGTACTCACAAGAGTCATCACACAATAGAGaaaagcagactgaatgagatccatgtgccaccaaatcatattatttaaccttaccagcaggtggaagagaacacaaatgaataataatcaagagggcaaagggtcaggacaatgtaaaagtctcagcttcagtggatccgaagtggctgtgtcttccatcccaaatcagcaggttTCGTTAGTCTTGTgctatggaggcaggcaggagagatgggttggatctgggaggcaatagtggcatctctcagagtcccctggagagattgtcacacctcctgctgggttgcctgcaaatttctacacagactggttaaagacatttgaaatctcccagtatcccctggttgcttactcttagtactctggcttttgtaggctggtgccctactggtttaagcacggtgacaactttaaaaagatttttagaaggcctgggcctttaaccatcttcctagtcacaaaaacCACCcaaaccaaaggccaaccaactctgctctctgcagcagccaggacagtttctgagacatgcagggggaagacaccaaagctaccccaatgcaaacctgtggccaccaaacacaactctgatgcttttaaccttggagtaagagtcacagacatgcgtcttaacttactgcacagctgaagtcttggttgcaactctgtcacgataggcctgctataaacccaactctaatcttggggcaggcagagccaaggcaggagcactctgggcctgtcaaaatcttcacaggaacaccaccagtgattcctagattccctcagcagtttcccatgcaagagagagggAGTAAGGAATcgctagtagtgaaaccaggcagtttgggagcagactgtggaggcagcttcctgtagtcaTGGGCCGCCACAGTCCACCCAGCTAGCACCCgtgttgacctgcatcctataaagcaaaatgtcaatcctgggtcaggaaaatcaaggtcagcagctacatttgcacactcattccaaaatgacgctggtcccttgatcttaaagagtttgagaacacaggagagaaaaatggagaagcaaaatcttagtctataccaaagaattgtcaggatcagatgtacacttgacttttagcatagaaggacataaagaataacacactggttttacatcattgtacttatgcCACATGCTGtgtatttgaaccttttggagtttttcttagatacATTTGCTTGTGCCCAAAcgtgatcagtttgggtttaaaacctgggttttttgttgttgttttgggttttctttcttttggtttggagtcaggattgcctccaggctgttcactgtgactccacccacaggctgcaaggatcagtttaacacaaaacttaaagttaaaatagtagtcaagggctgggaatatagcctagtggcaagagcgcttgcctcttacacatgaagctctcagttcgattccccagcaccacatatatggaaaacaccacatatatggagaaggggcgctgtggctcaggtggcagagtgctaaccttgagcaggaagaagccagggacagtgctcaggccctgagt is a window of Perognathus longimembris pacificus isolate PPM17 chromosome 2, ASM2315922v1, whole genome shotgun sequence DNA encoding:
- the Mrps24 gene encoding 28S ribosomal protein S24, mitochondrial isoform X2, which produces MAASSFLQRVGRQVLLRSRKLPCAWSALHTTTVCAKNRAARVRVGKGDKPVTYEEAHAPHYIAHRKGWLSLHTGNLDGEDHAAERTVEDVFLRKFMLGTFPGCLANQIVLKRRANQVEICALVLRQLPAHKFYFLIGYTETLLSHFYKCPVRLHLQTVSSKVVYKYI
- the Mrps24 gene encoding 28S ribosomal protein S24, mitochondrial isoform X1; this encodes MAASSFLQRVGRQVLLRSRKLPCAWSALHTTTVCAKNRAARVRVGKGDKPVTYEEAHAPHYIAHRKGWLSLHTDRILFCCWSSVTYWNIKLLRGNEGNLDGEDHAAERTVEDVFLRKFMLGTFPGCLANQIVLKRRANQVEICALVLRQLPAHKFYFLIGYTETLLSHFYKCPVRLHLQTVSSKVVYKYI